From bacterium, the proteins below share one genomic window:
- a CDS encoding branched-chain amino acid ABC transporter permease, producing MLTLVVAGLAAGGAYAIFGVSIVVLHRMTGVVNFSQAVVGAFGAYFAAVLYGRGWDFLPAAAAGVALSAVISVAVGLMFARLFSEADGAIRTGAMIAVTVGLFAVGFRFFSDTPRSVPVIFPSASRTVGGVVVTAGTVIVLLVALATVLLMGWVLSSTRVGTQVRAISELPVVAELLGVPLFARTALVWGFTGLVSAVGMIVVASNLPGSFSSLGFLIFPAMAAALIGAFQSLSLALVGGVLVGVVEAVSSYRSTWAEYRGAVPFLIALVVLLWTQRHEVWDAAR from the coding sequence ATGCTCACCTTGGTGGTAGCCGGGCTCGCGGCGGGCGGCGCCTACGCGATCTTCGGGGTGAGCATCGTCGTACTCCACCGCATGACCGGAGTGGTGAACTTCAGCCAAGCCGTCGTTGGAGCGTTCGGTGCCTACTTCGCCGCTGTCTTATACGGCCGCGGTTGGGATTTCCTGCCCGCGGCAGCTGCGGGAGTGGCCTTGTCGGCGGTGATCTCTGTAGCAGTCGGGCTGATGTTCGCCCGGCTGTTCAGCGAAGCCGACGGAGCGATCCGCACTGGCGCCATGATCGCCGTCACCGTGGGGCTATTCGCCGTCGGCTTCCGCTTCTTCAGCGACACTCCCCGCAGTGTGCCAGTGATCTTCCCCAGCGCATCCCGCACGGTGGGTGGGGTTGTCGTAACAGCGGGAACGGTGATCGTGCTGCTCGTAGCCCTGGCCACCGTCTTGCTGATGGGATGGGTGCTGTCATCCACCCGAGTGGGGACACAAGTCAGAGCCATCTCAGAGCTGCCGGTGGTAGCCGAATTGCTCGGCGTTCCGCTGTTCGCCCGCACAGCGCTGGTGTGGGGATTCACCGGCTTGGTGTCGGCAGTGGGAATGATCGTGGTGGCCTCAAACTTGCCGGGGAGTTTCTCCAGCTTGGGCTTTCTCATCTTCCCGGCCATGGCCGCCGCGTTAATTGGGGCGTTCCAAAGCCTGTCTTTGGCACTGGTTGGCGGCGTATTAGTCGGAGTCGTCGAAGCAGTGTCTTCCTATCGGTCGACCTGGGCCGAATACCGGGGAGCAGTCCCGTTTCTGATCGCGCTGGTCGTGTTGTTGTGGACTCAGCGCCACGAGGTGTGGGATGCGGCGCGCTGA